Within the Rosa rugosa chromosome 2, drRosRugo1.1, whole genome shotgun sequence genome, the region AAATCTCCAACTTGAAAATagttttcaaaaccttttatagggaagcaagactccccctcaatcaaatcttatcttaattacaaaataagataaatatagaaaggtttttaaaactgttttgaacAAGTAATCGGATATGCATACAAAAGGAGATTTTGAGCATAAGTACAAttaatgcatatcaatttagaatcATGCAAATATGATATGAATTAAATACACCTctatctcaagatcagtgaatcAACCTCTTTGAATCTCTCTTCATGATATGATTCATGcgatcttcttttccttgctttAGGTCACCGAGCAATTAGGAGAGATAATCTCCTTATTCTTTGCATGTCTGTTTTCTTTGAGATCTTGGGAAAGTCATGTGTTGAGGGGAGTAGTCCAAGTACTTACAATCGTATCTGTGTTTTCCTTTCGTATAAATCTCGGCATTGGGAGGTTTGGTTTGCATTCCTTgggttttgcttcttcttcttatagggatagggcattagaccaacttttcaatcatattttggcatctcaaccattcagcttttaggtcctaatgtgtagatcacttctgaaaatttttagtcaaattgattatcgttaagacATTCGAAACGGCGAAttggttttgttagaataatgggcATGTTGGGTTCTATTTGTTTTAGAAAAGAATtttgtatgtcctaaaggacgactctttctgtcgaccccattgGGGTGTGTCGTTTGGTACTggttgctgaattataaaattgGGGTGACcttcttctttaaaaaaaaaaaaaaaacttttggttGTTTTAATAAGGGTCATTAATGAATTTGATTGGATTATTGATGGCCAATAATAGCGTTATTGAGTGTCAATAATGCTTTTGGTTGTTTTACTGAGGATCAATAAACTTTTGGTTGTTTTATTGAGAGTCAGtaactcaaaatttcataacttTTCAGGTGAAAAATGGgaagatttttttattatttttttaagaataaGAAAATGGGGAGACTTAAACACAAAtcaatatggaaaaaaaaaacataaaagagaagaaacagatgaagaagaagaattaattTTTGAAGTTGAAGTTCCAAAGACAAAAGGGAGAAATTGAAAGAGGACAAAAACGATCTTAGAAGAAACAAGGAAtcaaaaatagaagaagaagaaatagtcttcctactttttttttttctttaatctcaTCATACTTTTTGGCCAAATTTTCTCATGTTGCTCCTTTGTAAATTACTCTATTATAATAGTAGGGATCtggcgctctgctagggttgagaGCGGCCGCCCTCGCGGTCTGTTTCTGAAACTTCCTCCATGAATATGGAGGATTTGGGTGACTCCGGTGGCGTGGTGGGGATCTGGCGTAGTGGCGAAGGTTGTTTGCCCCGTTTCTCTTCCTTGGAGCGGAGTTATTACTGTGATTTTCGAAGCCATTGGAGGATCAGATGGTGGAATAGCTTTCCGATTCTGGTGGTGGATAGGGGTATTACGGTGGACGTGGTGGTGAGCAGGTCGAGCGGTTGTCAGCCAACAATGGAGGCGGGAACCTCGTCCCTGGTCGTGGTCGTGTACGGCGGACCTGGATTTGCGTCTGGAAGGCTGATATGGGCGGCATCTAGAGGCGTGCGGAGGGCGACAGATCGCCGGATGCTGAGCCGATGGTCGGAAGCTTTTCTGGGCTGAAGACGATGCGCGACGGCATGGTGCAGACTGGTTCGAAGATctggatttgggatccgggtcggATCCAGATTTGGGTATGGTGCAGGGTCTGGATCTGGATCACGGGTCGGGTCTGGGTTTGGACTTAGTACTGGGCCTGGATGTGGGCTTTGAGGTTGATTTTCATTTGGTTTTCATCTTTTTGTTTCATAGGTCACTTTGGTGGAAGATTGATCTCTGTTTGGCGTACTTTTTACGTGGAAGATGTTTGGATGGTCACATCACCAGTTATATTGTTAGAAGATTGCCCTTTAGTGGTCGGTCACACTATCGATAACTTAGGTGGAAGATTGTTCTCTTTTCGACATAAGATGTACGAGGAATCTGCTTGGTCGGTCATACCACCGGTTACTTTGATAGAAGATTGCCCTTTTATGGTCGGTCATACTATTAGTAACTTTTCACATAGCACGGTTTACACCCGATGCGTCCTCAGATGCATTTTTGCATCGAATCGTTTCTTTGCTAGGTTTTATGTTCATTGTTTTATTTTCGTACTTTTCATttatgatgtagtttctacatttgtcttttgtaatctttcttattattaatggagttgacatttattctcaaaaaaaaaaatgttgcccCTTTGTAGttagagaagttttaaatacacacccctaattacttaatacacactccatacttaacacaccacccatttaatttctcattctaataatttactaaatacacaacccaaagtacctaaaatacccttaatctaaaaaatcatgaaatatcctactttttgactatattaaggttactatttaataggggccgtgaccacttacccaatttttggccaaaaaatgcccacttactccaccaagagttttttaaccccatttacccaatctaacagtgtttgacagtattgccctcattttaattaacaaattacactgatatctctctctcctccccctcatcgatttctctctctctctttctctctctttctctaacctcgtctcaggctctctttctctctctctctctaagccaccacgcccaccactccaccgtcgatgtcgacctccaccgccgccgctctgtcccaccgtcggaccaccagaggatgacgccatccaactccacgatcccaacccctctgggcttcgccggttttgttcgtcagatgtccgggaagttccgaagctccacgcctgaatcgggtctgggcttcactggttttgtttgtcagatgtccgggaagctccgaagctccacgccggAAACGGGTCTGGGCTCCGAAGCTCATCTCCTTGCAGGTCTCAAacgacgtcaaaactgtggtctattggggggcaatagacagattattgccccccaataatttcttaactgtggttaattaatcactgaaattagagttttgataaggcttatgttgttttgagtttattaaagtacaataatctgtgaatgatagaaactggtgatttttggggtggtctattgggaggcaatagatagattattgccccgcaataatgtcttaactgtggttcatttattacaggtcatttcaacaaaatgctgctagattcattaaccaaaataattaggtttattggggggtcataaaaagtttattgccccccccccccccccccccccaataatttttttatagattgtcagaagtaactcagtttggttttaaattagtttacaaaagtacaagtattcaaattcaatacttggtgaatttaagtCCACAACGAATTGCCttttttttcacactctccacttcacttgaaccgcttcaccctaggcctcccgggtggcctcttaacaagaataaatgcacctaacaacaaaaggatcaaccatattcctccaaaaaataacaaaaaaaatatattattgcccctcaataaacagattattgccccccaataatatatcagaaataccaaaacacattagaagcagtctttaaacacaaaggaaaatatcactgaacacaattatagagactttaCAACATTTAAtacacattattgccccccaataatctcgaCTCCGGTTGACGATTTTGCCCACAATTCTAGTCATTTTGCAACAATTCAGGTTGACCATTTGCCTTCACACTGATTTGACTCCGATTGCAACGACTCCGGTTGCAGCCCGGGACCGGAGATACAATCAAGTTGCGATTTCCGTGATGGTCAGTCGCCGGCgagagagacagaagcaaaTCGAAGACGTACTCGATTCTACTGgcggtcgtcgattccttcagaaggtcaaacccggcctcgccgagcttctcagcgacgaggaccgtcggcttggtgTCGAGCCTGgccgcggagagcacgacgacgagtttcggcgcggcgatggcgagagccggcgtcgtgggctacctgctggagggatggagggagggacagagagatccgacgttgtctagagagagagagagagagagagagagagagatcggtgaggggggaggagagagaaatcggtgagggggagagagagagagagagaaactgagaggagagagattgaaggagagggcaaaaaagtcccaaaaattaataaaaaagaattaattgggtattagggaaataatcccttagagtgttttgggtaaacggggttaaaaaacagttagtggagcaagtgggcaaattttaagctaaaattgggtaaatgagcatttcccctatttaatatgattagtatattctagtatattgacattttataaatgaccattttgatcgattacttgtgttagttattgagaaatccataaagatttattattgttccctttaaataggCATATAAATAGGctttgtgttatttgagctctcatccaccaaacaccatgttaatcaagtataacattcaaccaaaaaaatCTAAAGATCACATCTGAAAGGCTAGGTTCATTCTGAAATGTGTGAAATCCAAAATATCACCGACCTAGCAACCCTATGCTAGGGTTTACTCTCTAGTTCTCTAGAAAGCAATATGGCCTCCATGGATATGGAGATTCTTAGTTGGAATTGCAAAGGAATCTGTAACGATAATACTAGGAGGGCTTTGAAGGATCTCATCTCTCAAAACCGCCCTCAAATTGTTTTCCTTTGTGAAACCAAAATTAGCCTTTTATCTGATTTCAAGGCTCTTCATGCAACATTAGGGTTCCCTCATTCTCATGAGGTGCTAAGTGACGGTCAATCTGGTGGTTTGGGAATGTTTTGGAGTGAGGATGTGACGGCCACGATTGGAACTGTTTCTGCACACCATAtggatttgtttattgattgcGGGGTTGATAACCCTAGATGGAGATTGACGGGTTTCTATGGCTATGCTCGCACGGTCGAGCGAGATCGATCATGGCAATTGTTACGGGAGTTAAGCGACTTGGATACCTTGCCATGGGTCGTCATAGGGGATTTTAATGAAATTCTCAATAGCAGTGAAAAGAAGGACGGTCCAGTTCGAGAGGAGAGGCAGATGAGAGGCTTCCGTGATGCCCTAGGGTATGGAGACTTGCTGGATCTAAGGTTTCAGGGACCTCAATCTACGTGGTGGAATTCAGAGACACAACTCCGTTTAGATAGAGCGGTGTGCACGCCGACTTGGTGTGATATTTATGGCCATGCTCGTTTGCGGCACCTGCCACCTAGTGACTCTGATCATGTCCCAATCTTGTTGCATGCTAGCACGGTGCCTCTGGTAACGAGGACAAGGCATCATCGTTTCTGGTTCAAAGCGTACTGGTTACAGGATACTGAATGTGATGGCATTGTGGAGACAGAATGGGCTAGGGATATTTCTGGATCACCCATGTACCAAgtaacactacaccaaaaactgcatcacacgacGGTGAAAAAacgtcgtctgatttgaagactca harbors:
- the LOC133730607 gene encoding uncharacterized protein LOC133730607, translating into MASMDMEILSWNCKGICNDNTRRALKDLISQNRPQIVFLCETKISLLSDFKALHATLGFPHSHEVLSDGQSGGLGMFWSEDVTATIGTVSAHHMDLFIDCGVDNPRWRLTGFYGYARTVERDRSWQLLRELSDLDTLPWVVIGDFNEILNSSEKKDGPVREERQMRGFRDALGYGDLLDLRFQGPQSTWWNSETQLRLDRAVCTPTWCDIYGHARLRHLPPSDSDHVPILLHASTVPLVTRTRHHRFWFKAYWLQDTECDGIVETEWARDISGSPMYQVTLHQKLHHTTVKKRRLI